One Epinephelus lanceolatus isolate andai-2023 chromosome 10, ASM4190304v1, whole genome shotgun sequence genomic region harbors:
- the LOC144464496 gene encoding nectin 1b-like, with protein MEVGTMKTCSRSPLLLLWFIHVTIPAVLEAQGVKVWPEVTGYLGHDVTLPCTFIQGPQHADITQVRWELKPPEGENIILIVFNVNFGVSVYNTFLKDRVEVEEQSLIIRDVQMTDAGSYTCSIVTFPSGSFEGTTNLVVQGGKLILPRMIAAGVFVLIVVTILVTTYFIIIRIRREVLVEHRVCYDEGGAMVCE; from the exons ATGGAGGTGGGCACGATGAAAACTTGCAGCAGATCACCCCTTCTCCTTCTGTGGTTCATTCATGTCACAATCCCAG CAGTTCTTGAGGCACAAGGAGTCAAAGTCTGGCCTGAAGTGACGGGATACCTGGGGCATGATGTCACCTTGCCATGCACATTCATCCAGGGACCACAACACGCTGATATTACTCAGGTTCGGTGGGAGCTCAAGCCACCAGAAGGAGAGAACATCATCCTTATTGTTTTCAATGTTAATTTTGGAGTTAGTGTTTACAATACATTTCTGAAGGACAGAGTGGAGGTTGAAGAACAATCTTTGATCATTAGAGATGTACAGATGACAGATGCAGGGTCGTACACCTGCAGCATTGTAACTTTTCCCAGTGGCTCATTTGAAGGAACCACCAACCTTGTTGTTCAAG GAGGGAAGCTGATATTACCAAGAATGATTGCTGCTGGGGTGTTTGTGCTGATAGTAGTGACCATTCTAGTCACAActtacttcatcatcatcagaatAAG ACGTGAGGTTTTGGTCGAACACCGTGTCTGTTATG ATGAAGGTGGTGCAATGGTGTGTGAATGA